GGAGGCCTAATGCTGGCCATTACTTGGTGAGAAAGATAAATCCTCGCCTCATACCTTTTGTGGCGAGTGCACAAGGCCTCGCAGTGCAGTTTACACCAGAAATACTTCATACGGGTCCTTGACTGGCCTACCAAGGCCCCTGATTTATTACCCGTAGGGCGTGATTGAGATGCGATGGGAAGATGTATACTTTCATACCAGACTCTGATCTGTAATACTGATGAACTGACGCAGAGTCTAATTCAGGCAAGGCATAAATTCGAGATGAAATTCGGACGCTATTTGCTTCTATGACACAACACGAAAAGAGTGTATTCGTGCAAGTGGTGTCACACATCATGCTGATGTTAAAGACAATCATTTTGGAAAGAAATGAATCTTTAATCTTTTATTAGTCTTGTACGATGACTCTCCGCAAATTTTGACAAATGTTGGGAAGGCTCTTTATGCTGTAACGCTTTCCATCTCCGTCACTGTAGACGCATAAGGCGGTAACTTTGGTCTCTCAGGTAACACGAGATAATAACTAGTATTGATTGTGTCATCTTCGTACGGGGTACTACCCACTAGTAGTATCGGCGCCACACCTTCCGGAACTCTTTCGGGTAACTGCGGCGCGCCATCTTGATGGCCCACATCATGAGGTTCCGCTCGTCACGCGAGCAGCGGCGGCACCGACCATGCAACGCGTTGTGTGTGTTGTCTGCAACACACGAACAAAGGCTTTGACCGCTATGAAACTATACACTTCAGGAAGTGTAGGTGAACAGAAATATTAGCTCCCAGAAgaacgaattaacaatgaaaaaatttaagcagtgacatTATAGGTATTCGTTTTCTGGAGTGGAAAACTGTGGTATCTGTTAACTGCGAAGCAGCTGAAGACGAGCTACAATTGCGAAAGGGCACAAAAGACAGTCATGACTTTCAACCAGGGCCGAGGTCGCACAGGGTGTAAGTGACGTAAGGAATAATAAGACCATGGTGGAAGATGGAAAAACAGCCGCCATAGTAAAGTGGGGAGGCGACAAGGCGGTGGACAAAATGACCAACGCCAAGTACCAGATTTGGACAACAAAGAAGTTACCTAGACCGCGGACGAATCTGATAAGAAGGGTGTCCAAAGGGATGCAAACAATTCCAGAGGACCATCGCTAGTAGAAGTTGGATTTCAGGGTGCTGTCGAAATTCCAGTGGAGACGAGAAGAACACACGGAAAATGGAGTTGGTATCTATCAGAGCAATTTAGGAAGAGAAGAGGATGTGTGCACAGAAATATACCGTGAAACCACTGATGGAGCATAGGGATTTAGAgatcaaaaagacagtaataaTCTTACAGACTTCAAGAGGGCTCCTTCAAAAGAGATTCTTGGAAGGATCGTGTGAAACAGAGGACACGACAGCACTAAATGAGAATTAGTAACAGAAATGCTGACAGACATGAATCCAATGGTAAGTAACATTCAGAGAAGCACTATCGGAAGTGTCTGAGATTAAGACCCGCGCGTACAACAAGAAGACGGATTGACAACAGTTATAAAAACAATACGAATCGccgttatataggtttatttctagacaaccagtttcgacgttacactacgtcatcttcaggccaaatctgctccaatccagtaacctttgtgttacaaatatagcagtgcctttaactggtctcgtaatagcTACTAAGTGCATACGTGCTCATAGGAC
The nucleotide sequence above comes from Schistocerca piceifrons isolate TAMUIC-IGC-003096 chromosome 7, iqSchPice1.1, whole genome shotgun sequence. Encoded proteins:
- the LOC124805179 gene encoding uncharacterized protein LOC124805179 isoform X2; amino-acid sequence: MPLATSSAALKQDMGSSAECVVLLLVTALVAEDVQAVTRQDVRDFLDNTHNALHGRCRRCSRDERNLMMWAIKMARRSYPKEFRKVWRRYY